In Synergistaceae bacterium, the genomic window ATTCTCATTGAATTTAATATGACTGTAATCGAGCTCGCTGCCATAGCCACCTCAGCGACTATAGGATGTAAGAGTCCGGACATGGCAAGAGGAATTGCAATAATATTATACAGAAATGCCCCGAATAAATTTTGATAAATTACTTTCTTTGTTTTCTTTGCTATTCGAACAACGGCCACGACTTTCGAAAGGCCGCCCTTCACTATGACAATGTCCGCATTATCAACGGCTAAATCCATTCCACTTCCCATTGCTATACCTACGTGTGCTCCTCTCAGAGCAGCAGCGTCATTTATGCCATCTCCAACCATCAGAACTTTAGAACCAGAGATTTGAATTTTTTGTATAAGTGACAGCTTGTCCTCAGGATGAATCTCAGAGTATACTTCCTTTATGCCAACATCGCGGGCAACTTGCATGGCAACTTCCATTCTGTCTCCTGTTGCCATAATTGATGTGATGCCTAGAGATTTTAAGTTTTCTATAGCAGTAGCTGAGTCCTCTCTGAGTGAATCTGTTATTGCAAAATAACCTAACGGGTTTTCATTTTTACGAACTTCTACGACTGTGACATCAATTCCTGCTTCTTTCGGATAAACTAATGGGCGTCCAACAAACCAAAGGTCGTCACCCCATTTACCGCTAATTCCTTCTCCTGCTTTTTCAATCAATTCATCTGGGTCGGAGATGTTGGGCTGGCCATTCAGAATGCTAACTACTGCTTTTGCAACAGGATGTCCGGATAAGGATTCTAGTTTATAGGCATAGGGACGAGCCTCTTCAGGAAGTTCCCATTTTGTGACAGTCGGTGTGCCTTTCGTTAATGTTCCTGTCTTATCTAAAATGGCGTAGCTGGTCTGATTTAGAGTTTGTATGGCCTCAGCATTTCTTATTAAAAGGCCAGATTTAGAAGCTTCTCCTGTGCTAACCGCAAGTGCCAAAGGGATGGCAAGGCCAAGAGCACATGGGCAAGCTATAACTAAAGTGGCTACAAAAGCGTATACTGCTGCGTCTACAGGAGAAGTATATGCAGTCGGCCATGGCAAATACGAAGCAAGCGGAGAAAAAAGAGCAGACAGAGCATCAAAAGCAAAAAACCAAGACAGAGCACTGAATACTGCCAGAGAAATTATTGTGGGCACAAACTTTAGGGTAATACGGTCGGCAAGGGCCTGGAGGGGAACTTTTGTGCTCTGTGTTTCACGTACGAGATCAATCATTTTTGCTAGAAAAGTTTCCTCGTCAATTTTGGTTGTTTTTATAATCAAAGAACCTGAGAGATTCATGGCGCCACCAGTTACATCTGAGCCAATATCTTTTATAATGGGCAAGGATTCACCCGTAAGTAGAGATTCATCAACCTCAGATAGGCCCGAAGTGACAATTCCGTCGAGAGGGATTCGCTCGCCAGCATTTACTCTTATAAGTGTTTCCGGTTTGATGGCTTCTATGGGAACCATAATGTAGTCGTCTTCAAGAAGTACTCTAGCTTCTCTTGGCTGTAAAGTTAGGAGTTTTTTCACTTCTTTAGTAGCTCTGTCACGAAGGCGCGATTCTATATATCTTCCAGTTAAATGAAGCATCAAAATCATAATGCCAACAGTCCCGAAAGAGGGGATATGAAGTCCTAAAAGACTCAAAAGAGCATTAGCTAAGGAGGCTATAGCACTAATAGTTATAAGAGAGTCCATGTTTGTATGAAAGTG contains:
- a CDS encoding cation-translocating P-type ATPase, with the protein product MSNTDEIKMNFSVLGMTCTTCSGIAEEALAKVNGVTFASVNLTTKTAFVVADSTVTFEMLENAVKSVGYSVSKDISSDLDEKQYKEARKDLLMIWAVGLPMSILMFLHMIYNVNFSWYPYLEIVAAFFAIFYCGRKTIRGAWIAFVHFHTNMDSLITISAIASLANALLSLLGLHIPSFGTVGIMILMLHLTGRYIESRLRDRATKEVKKLLTLQPREARVLLEDDYIMVPIEAIKPETLIRVNAGERIPLDGIVTSGLSEVDESLLTGESLPIIKDIGSDVTGGAMNLSGSLIIKTTKIDEETFLAKMIDLVRETQSTKVPLQALADRITLKFVPTIISLAVFSALSWFFAFDALSALFSPLASYLPWPTAYTSPVDAAVYAFVATLVIACPCALGLAIPLALAVSTGEASKSGLLIRNAEAIQTLNQTSYAILDKTGTLTKGTPTVTKWELPEEARPYAYKLESLSGHPVAKAVVSILNGQPNISDPDELIEKAGEGISGKWGDDLWFVGRPLVYPKEAGIDVTVVEVRKNENPLGYFAITDSLREDSATAIENLKSLGITSIMATGDRMEVAMQVARDVGIKEVYSEIHPEDKLSLIQKIQISGSKVLMVGDGINDAAALRGAHVGIAMGSGMDLAVDNADIVIVKGGLSKVVAVVRIAKKTKKVIYQNLFGAFLYNIIAIPLAMSGLLHPIVAEVAMAASSITVILNSMRIAGSSTD